A region of the Anaerohalosphaeraceae bacterium genome:
GGGTTTTCTATCATCGCTCGATAATCGACAGTAAAGACGGAAAAATGGGGCTGACGGTCAAGCCACTGCCGGCAGCGGGCTAATTCCGACTCAAACAAGAGGGCCATTTGTGCATCTTCTTCAGGGGTGACGGTTTTGCCGGCCCGTAAAAGCATTTTCCGTTGAGAGGCAAGGACTTCCTGCATATCCCGCTGCATAAAAAGAACCCGATACTGATACCCTGCCGGCAGGTCGTAAAGAAGCCGATAGACCATTTTGACGGCCTTGCCGGGGGCCTGCTGAAGCCAGGAAGGGTCTTCCTTGGTCTTTTTGACCGGCTCAAATTCGTAATAGCCGCGGGGATTGTCCTCATCCGGCTTTCGGATATGGTCTGCCAGAATAGGGATTCCCCCTGCCTCCAGTGCCCGCATCATCATGGAGGTGCCGGAACGAGGCAGTCCGGAAACAATTACGATAAAGTCCGATTTCATAAGCAGTTGTCCTCAAAAGCAAGCTTTCTCTTGCGGCCGAAGGCCATCGGGGGTATAGTATAGTCAAAAAGCGCCTGTAGCTCAATTGGATAGAGCATCGGTCTTCGGAACCGAGGGTTGGGGGTTCGAGT
Encoded here:
- a CDS encoding sulfotransferase domain-containing protein, with amino-acid sequence MKSDFIVIVSGLPRSGTSMMMRALEAGGIPILADHIRKPDEDNPRGYYEFEPVKKTKEDPSWLQQAPGKAVKMVYRLLYDLPAGYQYRVLFMQRDMQEVLASQRKMLLRAGKTVTPEEDAQMALLFESELARCRQWLDRQPHFSVFTVDYRAMIENPLAQSKQISDFLGGGLNVQAMAASVDPSLYRNRSS